A stretch of DNA from Nitrospira sp.:
CGCCGGCGAACTCACCCCGGTGTTTTTCGGCAGCGCGCTCACCAACTTCGGCGTCGGGCCGTTTCTCGACGCCTTCACGAAACTCGCACCGCCTCCAGGACCGCGACACAGTGCCCAGGGCCTGGTACAGCCGACGGACGAGACCTTTTCCGGTTTCGTGTTCAAGATCCAGGCGAACATGGATCCGCAACATCGCGACCGCATGGCCTTCCTGCGCATCTGCTCGGGCCGATTCGAAAAAGACATGATGGTCCATCACGCCAGGCTGGGCCGCAAGATCCGCATGACACGCCCGCATCGCCTCTTCGGCCGCGACCGCGAAACGATCGATGAAGCCTACCCCGGCGATGTAGTGGGACTGGTGAATCCAGGTCTGTTTACCATCGGCGATACGCTGACCTCCGATCCCTCACTGACCTTCGATCCCATTCCACACTTTCCGCCGGAATGTTTCGGCCTCTTGCGGACGCAGGATATCTCCAAGCACAAGCAGTTCCAGAAGGGGCTCAAGCAGTTGGAAGAAGAAGGGGTCATGCAGATTTTTTACTCACCCGACCACGTGCGCCGCGAACCGGTACTGGCTGCGGTTGGTGAACTGCAGTTCGATGTGGTGATGTCCCGCCTGGAAAACGAATACGGAGTGAAAACCACGGTGGAGCGCATGCCCCACACTCTGGCGCGCTGGATCGTCGGTGATCCGGCAGCTATTTCCGCGGTCTATTGGCCCTCCGATACCGTTCGTCTGGTGGATCAGCAGGGGCGCGGCGTCATGCTGTTCACCACCGAACACCTGCTGGCTTATTGCGTGAAATCCAACCCCTCCATCAAATTTTTGCTGCGCGAAGAAGTCATCGCCGATTCGTCCGCCGCCGACTAGCGAAACCGCCGGCACCTTCCCTCCTTTCTATCTGCACCACGACACCGCATCCCGCTCGACACGCGACGGAACAACCTGCCGTTCCTCGTCGTCGGACAACGAGTACGGCCCTGTGACCCTAGCGTATAGCGCCATTCGACATGGTTCGTCATCAGGGTCGAGAAATCTTTGAGCAACCCGTTATTGACATCAACCAAACTGTCCAGTAAGACTGGACAGTCTCTCTGCTTTGCTTGACGCAGGGCGGTCCGCCTGTTCACGGCTGCTTCGTCATCAGGCGGGGGCCCCATAGGAACGATTGTGACACGTCACATGATTATGGGACAGGACGACCGCAGAGGATTCATTGTCGCGGCCGCGCTCGCCGTCTTTCTGGCGGGATATGGCCTGCTGATCCTCACGGGAGTAACCAATGTCCGGCACTTCCTCGACAATGCACTGTCGGCCTATCTGCTGGGGTGGGCCTTGTATGGCATGTTCGCGCGGGTGCCGTTGCAGGAGACGGGCGCGCGCTTTCTCCTCACGACGAGTGCGCT
This window harbors:
- a CDS encoding peptide chain release factor 3, which codes for MSLPVEKSASDELRREVLRRRTFAIISHPDAGKTTLTEKLLLYAGAVHLAGAVQARSTQRQAKSDWMELEQARGISITSTMLQFDYQGARVNLLDTPGHQDFSEDTYRTLMAVDSAVMVLDGAKGIEPQTKKLFAVCRKRGIPILTFINKMDQPGRHPFDLLDEIERTLGMTAVPFNWPIGEGSGFQGLYDFQNRQVLFFQRTSHNQRRAPMTVEAFPNPKLAETLGDAYGPLQEEIGLLTGAGTSFDRDRFLAGELTPVFFGSALTNFGVGPFLDAFTKLAPPPGPRHSAQGLVQPTDETFSGFVFKIQANMDPQHRDRMAFLRICSGRFEKDMMVHHARLGRKIRMTRPHRLFGRDRETIDEAYPGDVVGLVNPGLFTIGDTLTSDPSLTFDPIPHFPPECFGLLRTQDISKHKQFQKGLKQLEEEGVMQIFYSPDHVRREPVLAAVGELQFDVVMSRLENEYGVKTTVERMPHTLARWIVGDPAAISAVYWPSDTVRLVDQQGRGVMLFTTEHLLAYCVKSNPSIKFLLREEVIADSSAAD